From a single Alkalihalophilus pseudofirmus genomic region:
- the leuD gene encoding 3-isopropylmalate dehydratase small subunit → MEPLKVHEGKAATMNRVNVDTDQIIPKQFLKRVERTGFGQFLFFDWRFKADGSENEEFELNQPHAKGATILVAGHNFGCGSSREHAPWALHDYGFRVVIAPNFADIFYNNCLKNGMLPIRLDEKYVYQLLQKGENEELRLTVDLENQTIQSEDFKTSFAIDPYWKEMLLNGWDEISLTLKYDGKIKEYEDKMAGQPV, encoded by the coding sequence ATGGAACCATTAAAAGTGCACGAAGGTAAGGCGGCAACGATGAACCGAGTGAATGTGGATACGGATCAAATCATTCCTAAGCAATTCTTAAAAAGAGTTGAACGTACGGGATTTGGTCAATTTTTATTTTTTGATTGGCGCTTTAAGGCAGATGGAAGTGAAAACGAAGAATTTGAGCTTAATCAACCTCATGCAAAAGGAGCGACTATTTTAGTAGCTGGTCATAACTTTGGCTGTGGATCGTCTCGTGAGCATGCACCTTGGGCATTGCATGATTATGGCTTCAGAGTCGTGATCGCTCCTAATTTTGCCGATATTTTTTATAACAACTGCTTAAAGAACGGGATGCTTCCGATTCGACTAGATGAAAAGTATGTTTATCAGCTGTTGCAAAAAGGGGAGAACGAAGAATTAAGATTGACCGTAGATCTTGAAAACCAAACGATCCAATCAGAGGATTTTAAGACTTCTTTTGCCATTGACCCATACTGGAAGGAAATGCTCCTAAATGGCTGGGATGAGATCAGCTTAACGCTCAAATACGACGGGAAAATCAAAGAGTATGAAGACAAAATGGCAGGTCAGCCTGTATAA
- the leuC gene encoding 3-isopropylmalate dehydratase large subunit: protein MTPKTIIEKIWDQHEVIKEEGKPSLLYIDLHMVHEVTSPQAFEGLRLNNRKVRRPDLTFATMDHNVPTVDRYNITDQIAKTQIETLQKNCDEFGIDVVDLEHPENGIVHVIGPELGLTQPGKTIVCGDSHTSTHGAFGALAFGIGTSEVEHVLATQSLWQSKPKTLEVNIDGKLKPGISAKDVILAIIAKFGVDVGTGSVIEFTGEAIRGMTMEERMTICNMSIEAGAKAGLISPDQVTFDYLEGREYVPSGEAFRVLTQQWSKLATDEGAKYDRTVTISAEEIEPMVTWGTNPSQGIGVSKLIPSPSEAVSEADRRGIEQALEYMDLKPGTPIQEIAVQHVFIGSCTNSRLSDLRAAASIINGRKVADGVRALVVPGSQKVKKQAEKEGLDQLFIEAGFEWRDSGCSMCLSMNPDVVPEGERCASTSNRNFEGRQGKGSRTHLVSPEMAAATALAGHFVDVRDYKKGKTLTT, encoded by the coding sequence ATGACCCCAAAAACGATTATAGAGAAAATATGGGATCAGCATGAAGTCATTAAGGAGGAAGGGAAGCCGAGTTTGCTCTATATTGACCTGCACATGGTACATGAAGTGACATCTCCTCAAGCATTTGAAGGCCTAAGGCTAAACAATCGAAAGGTAAGGAGACCGGATTTAACATTTGCAACGATGGATCATAATGTTCCGACGGTTGATCGTTATAATATTACAGATCAGATTGCCAAAACACAGATTGAAACCCTTCAGAAAAACTGTGATGAATTTGGAATTGATGTGGTAGATCTTGAACATCCGGAGAATGGTATTGTCCACGTAATCGGTCCTGAGCTGGGCCTTACTCAACCTGGGAAAACGATTGTTTGCGGAGATAGTCACACATCAACTCACGGGGCTTTTGGGGCGCTTGCCTTTGGTATTGGTACAAGTGAGGTAGAGCATGTTTTAGCTACACAATCCCTTTGGCAGTCAAAGCCAAAAACATTGGAAGTGAACATTGACGGCAAGCTTAAACCTGGCATTTCAGCTAAGGATGTTATTTTAGCGATTATCGCAAAATTCGGGGTCGATGTAGGAACCGGTTCGGTCATCGAATTTACAGGCGAAGCAATTCGCGGAATGACAATGGAAGAGAGAATGACCATTTGTAATATGTCCATTGAAGCTGGTGCGAAAGCTGGATTAATCAGCCCAGACCAAGTTACATTTGATTACTTAGAAGGCCGCGAGTATGTTCCAAGTGGGGAAGCGTTCAGAGTGCTAACGCAACAATGGAGCAAACTAGCAACGGATGAGGGAGCAAAATACGACCGAACAGTAACGATTAGTGCTGAAGAAATTGAACCAATGGTTACTTGGGGCACAAACCCGTCGCAAGGGATCGGTGTTTCGAAGTTGATTCCATCCCCAAGTGAAGCGGTATCTGAGGCAGATAGACGTGGGATCGAGCAAGCATTGGAATATATGGATCTAAAACCTGGAACACCAATTCAAGAAATAGCGGTTCAGCATGTCTTTATCGGTTCCTGTACAAATTCCCGTCTAAGCGATCTTCGTGCAGCAGCATCAATAATTAATGGAAGAAAAGTAGCGGACGGCGTGCGTGCATTGGTGGTACCTGGTTCTCAAAAAGTAAAGAAACAAGCGGAGAAAGAGGGCTTGGATCAATTATTTATTGAAGCTGGTTTTGAGTGGCGCGATTCTGGGTGCAGCATGTGTTTAAGTATGAACCCTGATGTCGTTCCAGAAGGAGAACGCTGTGCCTCTACATCCAATCGTAATTTTGAGGGGCGTCAAGGGAAAGGTTCTAGAACGCATTTGGTTAGTCCTGAGATGGCAGCTGCAACAGCTCTTGCTGGCCATTTTGTTGATGTACGTGATTACAAAAAAGGAAAAACACTAACAACATAG
- the leuB gene encoding 3-isopropylmalate dehydrogenase encodes MKKTIAVLPGDGIGPEVVGSALRVLDQLAEQFNHQFDYTFADIGGCAVDQHENPLPDQTLDVCRQSDAIILGAVGGPKWDQLAPEMRPEKGLLKLRKELQLFANLRPVTCYESLLDASPLKPERIKGVDFIIVRELTGGIYFGEPRERRGEGSDELAIDTLTYTRHEIERIVRKGFELAQVRRGKVTSVDKANVLESSRLWREVVEQVAADYPDVSYEHMLVDNAAMQLIRQPAYFDVVVTENMFGDILSDEASMLTGSLGMLPSASLSAVGPSLYEPIHGSAPDIAGTNKANPLATISSVAMLLKYEFGLEVEARVLEEAVSAVLESGVRTADLAKEGEAQASTDEVTDEVIKQLNHIRV; translated from the coding sequence ATGAAGAAGACCATTGCTGTCCTTCCTGGAGACGGGATTGGACCAGAAGTAGTAGGCTCAGCACTACGAGTGTTAGACCAGCTTGCTGAACAATTTAATCATCAATTTGACTATACGTTTGCAGATATTGGCGGGTGTGCTGTTGATCAGCATGAAAACCCGCTTCCTGATCAGACTCTTGATGTTTGCCGTCAAAGTGATGCGATCATCCTTGGCGCAGTCGGGGGCCCTAAGTGGGATCAATTAGCACCTGAAATGCGTCCTGAAAAAGGACTGCTCAAATTAAGAAAAGAGCTGCAATTATTTGCAAACCTTAGACCAGTGACATGTTATGAAAGTTTACTGGATGCTTCACCTTTAAAGCCTGAGAGAATCAAAGGAGTAGATTTTATTATCGTACGGGAACTAACAGGGGGCATCTACTTCGGCGAACCTCGTGAGCGCAGAGGGGAAGGCAGTGATGAATTAGCCATTGATACGCTTACTTATACACGTCATGAAATTGAACGTATCGTTCGTAAAGGCTTTGAACTAGCTCAAGTCAGACGCGGAAAAGTAACCTCAGTAGATAAAGCGAATGTACTTGAATCAAGCCGTTTATGGAGAGAAGTAGTGGAGCAGGTAGCAGCTGATTACCCAGATGTAAGCTATGAGCATATGCTTGTAGATAATGCTGCCATGCAGTTGATTCGTCAGCCGGCTTACTTCGATGTGGTGGTTACAGAGAATATGTTTGGCGATATTTTGAGTGATGAGGCTTCTATGCTGACTGGATCTCTTGGAATGCTGCCGTCTGCCAGTCTCTCTGCAGTTGGACCAAGTTTATATGAGCCAATTCATGGATCAGCTCCTGATATTGCTGGAACAAACAAAGCGAATCCGCTTGCGACGATTTCGTCTGTTGCCATGCTATTAAAATATGAATTCGGATTAGAAGTGGAAGCTCGTGTGCTTGAGGAAGCTGTTAGCGCGGTGCTTGAAAGCGGGGTTCGTACAGCTGACCTTGCAAAAGAAGGAGAGGCGCAGGCTTCAACCGATGAAGTGACAGATGAAGTCATTAAGCAATTAAACCATATTCGTGTGTAA
- a CDS encoding 2-isopropylmalate synthase: MRKINVFDTTLRDGEQSAGVNLNFEEKLEIAKQLERLGVDVIEAGFPASSQGDFRSVQAIAQTVKGSSVTGLARSVTKDIDAAWEALKDSAEPRIHVFLATSPIHMTYKLRMTPDEVVRTAVESVKYAKAKFPQVQWSAEDASRSELPFLAKIIEEVINAGATVINLPDTVGYTTPHEIGNMFRYLTENVPNIDRAILSTHNHDDLGMAVSNSLAAIQNGAGQVECTVNGIGERAGNASLEEIAVALNIRKDHYQAETGLTLKEIKRTSSLVSKLTGMVVPSNKAVVGANAFAHESGIHQDGVLKNKETYEIITPELVGVSSNRMVLGKHSGRHAFKEKVVELGFNGTDEQLQTIFTAFKDLADKKKDVTEDDLFALMTEATVGGSVAHYELEALQVNYGTNNIPTATITLNVPTEGTIQEAATGSGSVEAIYNTLERMIEGPVVLEDYRIQSINGGRDALAEVFVKIQYDGVESTGRGTAHDVLEASAKAYIHAINRTINRRAYNEERMKQLNA; encoded by the coding sequence GTGCGAAAAATTAACGTCTTCGATACCACGCTTCGTGATGGTGAACAATCGGCTGGCGTCAATTTAAACTTTGAAGAAAAACTTGAGATAGCTAAGCAGCTTGAAAGACTTGGTGTAGATGTGATTGAGGCTGGATTTCCAGCCTCCTCTCAAGGAGATTTCCGCTCCGTTCAGGCAATTGCGCAAACAGTAAAAGGAAGTTCCGTGACAGGTCTTGCACGTTCTGTAACAAAAGATATTGATGCAGCTTGGGAAGCGCTAAAAGACAGTGCGGAACCTCGCATCCATGTTTTCTTGGCAACTTCACCGATTCATATGACCTATAAGCTGCGTATGACGCCTGATGAGGTGGTTCGTACGGCGGTTGAATCAGTTAAATATGCTAAAGCTAAATTCCCGCAAGTCCAGTGGTCAGCCGAGGATGCGAGCCGCTCTGAACTTCCTTTTTTGGCTAAAATCATTGAAGAAGTGATCAATGCTGGAGCAACGGTTATTAATCTGCCGGATACAGTCGGATATACTACACCTCATGAAATCGGGAATATGTTCCGTTACTTAACAGAAAATGTACCGAATATTGACCGTGCGATTCTATCTACTCATAACCACGATGACCTTGGAATGGCAGTTTCAAACTCACTGGCAGCGATTCAAAACGGGGCAGGCCAAGTGGAATGTACAGTAAACGGCATTGGTGAGAGAGCAGGAAACGCATCGCTTGAAGAAATAGCTGTTGCACTAAATATTCGTAAAGACCATTATCAAGCTGAAACAGGCTTAACGTTAAAAGAAATCAAACGTACTAGTTCACTAGTGAGCAAGTTAACAGGTATGGTTGTACCGAGCAATAAAGCAGTGGTAGGTGCTAATGCTTTCGCTCACGAATCAGGCATTCATCAAGATGGTGTGTTAAAGAATAAAGAAACATATGAAATTATCACGCCAGAATTAGTCGGTGTTTCTTCTAACCGAATGGTTCTTGGAAAGCATTCTGGACGTCATGCCTTTAAAGAGAAAGTCGTTGAGCTTGGTTTTAACGGCACAGATGAGCAGCTTCAAACAATCTTTACAGCATTTAAAGATTTAGCAGATAAAAAGAAAGATGTCACAGAGGACGACTTATTTGCCCTTATGACTGAAGCGACTGTAGGCGGCTCTGTTGCTCATTACGAGCTAGAGGCATTGCAGGTAAACTATGGTACGAACAATATTCCGACTGCAACGATTACATTAAATGTACCAACTGAAGGAACGATTCAAGAAGCTGCAACTGGTTCGGGTAGTGTGGAGGCGATCTACAATACGCTTGAGCGTATGATTGAAGGCCCGGTTGTCTTAGAAGATTACCGCATTCAGTCTATTAACGGCGGACGCGATGCACTTGCAGAAGTGTTCGTGAAAATTCAATATGACGGGGTAGAATCAACAGGCCGCGGTACAGCGCATGATGTATTAGAAGCATCTGCTAAAGCTTATATTCATGCCATTAACCGCACGATTAACCGCCGCGCTTATAATGAAGAACGGATGAAACAGTTAAACGCCTAG
- the ilvC gene encoding ketol-acid reductoisomerase, protein MAKVYYNGDVNEAVLNGKKVAVIGYGSQGHAHALNMRESGVDVIVGLRQGKSWAQAEEDGFNVYTVREAAAQADLIMILLPDEHQPKVYKEEIEPELTAGKALAFAHGFNVHFNQIVPPATVDVFLAAPKGPGHLVRRTFEDGAGVPGLIAVFQDATGQAKEIALAYAKQIGSARAGVLETTFKEETETDLFGEQAVLCGGTTALVKAGFETLVEAGYQPEVAYFECLHELKLIVDLMYEGGLEGMRYSISDTAQWGDFVAGPQIVTEDTKQAMKKVLTDIQTGKFAKGWILENQVNRPEFTAINEAEKNHPIEVVGRELREMMPFVKAKPKAKGVVASAKN, encoded by the coding sequence ATGGCAAAAGTATATTATAACGGTGATGTAAACGAGGCAGTATTAAACGGGAAAAAGGTAGCAGTAATCGGGTATGGTTCACAAGGGCATGCACATGCGCTAAATATGCGTGAGAGCGGAGTAGATGTAATCGTAGGTCTTCGTCAAGGAAAGTCTTGGGCTCAAGCTGAAGAGGATGGTTTTAATGTTTACACAGTAAGAGAAGCAGCAGCACAAGCTGACTTAATCATGATCCTTCTACCAGATGAGCATCAGCCAAAGGTGTACAAAGAAGAAATTGAACCAGAGCTTACAGCAGGAAAAGCACTAGCATTTGCGCACGGATTTAATGTTCACTTCAATCAAATCGTACCTCCTGCGACAGTGGATGTATTCCTAGCAGCACCAAAAGGACCAGGTCACTTAGTTCGCCGTACGTTTGAAGATGGTGCAGGCGTTCCTGGTTTAATTGCAGTATTCCAAGATGCAACAGGCCAAGCAAAAGAGATTGCACTTGCTTATGCTAAGCAGATTGGTTCTGCTCGTGCAGGTGTTCTTGAAACTACATTTAAAGAAGAAACAGAAACGGATCTATTCGGTGAGCAAGCGGTTCTATGCGGTGGTACAACAGCTCTTGTTAAAGCAGGATTTGAAACGCTTGTTGAAGCAGGCTATCAGCCAGAAGTTGCTTACTTTGAGTGTCTGCACGAATTAAAATTAATTGTTGATTTAATGTATGAAGGCGGATTAGAAGGCATGCGCTACTCGATCTCTGATACAGCTCAATGGGGTGACTTTGTAGCAGGTCCGCAAATCGTGACTGAAGATACAAAGCAAGCGATGAAGAAAGTATTAACAGATATCCAAACAGGTAAGTTTGCAAAAGGCTGGATCCTTGAGAACCAAGTGAATCGTCCAGAATTTACTGCAATCAACGAAGCGGAGAAAAATCATCCGATTGAAGTAGTAGGGCGTGAACTGCGTGAAATGATGCCATTTGTAAAAGCGAAGCCAAAAGCAAAAGGAGTGGTAGCTAGTGCGAAAAATTAA
- the ilvN gene encoding acetolactate synthase small subunit produces MKRTITALVNNTSGVLNRITGLFARRHYNIESITVGVTENPSISRMTFVVNADQMENVEQVIKQLNKQVDVLKVKDITDEAIVARELALIKIVASTAQRGEIAALVNPFRASIIDIGRESMTIQITGDHPKVEAFIDLLRPYGIKELARTGITAFNRGHKKPLNDSYRLTLIN; encoded by the coding sequence ATGAAACGTACGATCACAGCCCTAGTAAACAATACATCTGGTGTGCTGAATCGAATTACAGGTTTATTTGCAAGAAGGCATTACAACATTGAGAGCATTACGGTTGGCGTGACAGAGAATCCTTCCATTTCACGAATGACCTTTGTCGTAAACGCTGATCAAATGGAAAATGTAGAGCAGGTCATTAAACAGCTGAATAAGCAAGTAGATGTGTTAAAAGTAAAAGACATCACAGATGAGGCGATTGTAGCTAGAGAGCTTGCTCTAATTAAAATTGTGGCATCTACGGCTCAAAGGGGAGAAATTGCTGCTCTAGTGAATCCATTTAGAGCGTCGATTATAGATATCGGCCGTGAGAGCATGACGATCCAAATTACTGGAGACCATCCAAAAGTGGAAGCTTTTATTGATCTTTTGAGACCGTATGGGATCAAAGAATTGGCCCGTACAGGGATCACAGCATTTAATCGCGGTCATAAAAAACCGCTCAATGATTCCTATCGTTTAACCTTAATTAACTAA
- the ilvB gene encoding acetolactate synthase large subunit, with protein METETNAQAKEMSGSSMLIKALACEDVDVIFGYPGGAILPTYDEIYKTGIRHILARHEQGAIHAAEGYARVSGKPGVCIVTSGPGATNVVTGIADAMIDSLPLVVITGQVATTVIGTDAFQEADMIGITMPITKHNYQVRSVDELPRIIKEAFHIATTGRPGPVLIDLPKDVSLATGLFDYDKEVDLPGYQPTIIPNKLQIRKVVDSVTAAKKPVILAGAGVLHAKASEELAQYVEQQQIPVVNTLLGLGSFPGEDELHLGMAGMHGTYTANMALHEADLLISIGARFDDRLTGNLAHFAPNAKVAHIDIDPAEIGKNVPTEIPVVGDAKEALKMLIEEEGERGEHQEWKTWLSGLKEEYPLWYVQDGETIKPQHLIEKIYEVTKGEAVVTTDVGQHQMWSAQFYKFNHPNQWVTSGGLGTMGFGFPAAIGAQFAKPDKPVVAIIGDAGFQMTAQELSILQELNLPIKIMIVNNAALGMVRQWQQLFHGERYSNSLFPVQPNFVKLAEAYDIKGMQVNELHELESALKEMFDYPGPVLMDCRVAKQENVYPMISPGKGQHQMEGVKP; from the coding sequence ATGGAAACCGAAACAAATGCACAAGCAAAAGAAATGTCGGGTTCTAGTATGCTGATTAAAGCATTAGCCTGTGAGGATGTTGATGTCATTTTTGGATACCCAGGAGGAGCTATTCTTCCAACCTACGATGAAATCTATAAAACAGGAATCAGACATATTTTAGCAAGACATGAGCAAGGTGCGATTCACGCAGCTGAAGGGTATGCAAGAGTATCTGGAAAGCCTGGTGTATGTATCGTGACATCAGGTCCGGGAGCGACAAATGTTGTGACAGGAATTGCTGATGCGATGATTGATTCCCTGCCGCTTGTAGTCATTACGGGACAGGTAGCAACAACAGTCATTGGAACAGATGCTTTCCAAGAGGCGGATATGATCGGAATTACCATGCCAATCACTAAACATAACTACCAAGTACGCTCTGTTGATGAGCTGCCAAGAATTATTAAAGAGGCTTTCCATATTGCAACGACTGGAAGACCAGGACCTGTATTAATCGACCTCCCTAAAGACGTATCTTTAGCAACAGGATTATTTGATTACGATAAAGAGGTTGACCTCCCGGGGTATCAGCCGACGATTATTCCAAATAAACTGCAAATTCGCAAGGTGGTTGATTCGGTCACAGCTGCTAAAAAGCCAGTCATTCTTGCAGGGGCAGGAGTTCTACACGCAAAAGCTTCAGAAGAACTCGCTCAGTATGTAGAACAACAGCAAATTCCAGTTGTAAACACTCTTCTTGGTTTGGGCAGTTTCCCAGGTGAAGATGAATTGCATCTCGGAATGGCCGGGATGCACGGGACGTATACAGCGAACATGGCTCTCCATGAAGCTGATCTTTTAATCAGTATCGGTGCAAGGTTTGATGATCGATTAACTGGAAACTTGGCACACTTTGCTCCAAACGCAAAAGTGGCTCATATTGATATCGATCCTGCTGAAATTGGCAAAAATGTTCCGACAGAGATTCCAGTAGTAGGGGATGCCAAAGAAGCGCTGAAAATGTTGATTGAAGAAGAGGGAGAGCGCGGTGAACATCAGGAGTGGAAAACATGGTTGAGCGGGCTGAAAGAAGAGTATCCATTATGGTATGTCCAAGACGGTGAAACAATCAAGCCGCAGCACCTAATCGAAAAGATTTATGAAGTGACAAAAGGTGAAGCGGTCGTGACAACAGATGTTGGTCAGCATCAAATGTGGTCAGCTCAGTTCTATAAGTTCAACCATCCTAACCAATGGGTAACCTCAGGCGGCCTTGGAACAATGGGATTCGGCTTCCCGGCAGCCATTGGAGCTCAATTTGCAAAGCCGGATAAACCGGTTGTAGCGATCATTGGAGACGCAGGCTTTCAAATGACAGCGCAAGAGCTTTCTATCCTGCAAGAGCTGAACCTTCCAATCAAGATCATGATTGTTAACAATGCCGCTCTTGGAATGGTTAGACAGTGGCAGCAATTATTCCATGGGGAGCGTTACTCAAACTCTTTATTCCCGGTTCAGCCAAACTTTGTTAAGCTGGCTGAAGCCTATGATATTAAAGGGATGCAGGTAAATGAGCTGCACGAGCTGGAATCTGCTCTAAAAGAAATGTTTGACTATCCTGGACCAGTCTTAATGGACTGCAGGGTAGCAAAACAAGAAAATGTCTATCCTATGATTTCACCAGGGAAAGGACAGCACCAAATGGAGGGGGTTAAGCCATGA
- the ilvD gene encoding dihydroxy-acid dehydratase, with amino-acid sequence MRSDMIKKGIDRAPHRSLLRAAGVREDEMDKPFIGVCNSYIDIIPGHMHLNKFAEVAKQAIRDAGGIPFEFNTIGVDDGIAMGHIGMRYSLPSREIICDAAETVINAHWFDGVFYIPNCDKITPGMLMASVRTNVPSVFVSGGPMEAGRTKDGKSLSLASVFEGVGAFSSGAMTREELLEIEQSACPTCGSCSGMFTANSMNSLMEMLGVALPGNGTMVATSEARHQLIKDAAKHLMNLIEKDIKPRDIITEEAIDDAFALDMAMGGSTNTVLHTLAIANEAEIEYDLNRINKVAERVPYLSKISPASDYSMDDVHQAGGVSAIMKELCHIDGAIHPDRITITGKSLYENVAHAEITNDDVIRRKDNPYSPVGGLSILYGNLAPDGAVIKVGAVDPSIKVFEGEAIIFNSQEEAQKGIDDGTVKEGHVVVIRYEGPKGGPGMPEMLAPTSSIVGRGLGTKVALITDGRFSGASRGISIGHISPEAAEGGPIAFVENGDKIRIDLTNRTLEWLVTPEEHAERKEGFVAPEPKVKKGYLARYSKLVTSANTGGVMKI; translated from the coding sequence ATGAGAAGTGACATGATTAAAAAAGGCATCGATCGCGCACCGCACCGAAGCTTACTGAGAGCCGCTGGTGTACGAGAAGATGAAATGGATAAACCATTTATCGGAGTGTGTAATTCATATATTGATATTATTCCAGGCCACATGCATCTTAATAAATTTGCAGAAGTAGCTAAGCAAGCAATTAGAGATGCAGGTGGAATTCCATTCGAATTTAACACGATCGGCGTAGATGATGGAATTGCTATGGGGCATATCGGGATGCGTTACTCGCTTCCGAGCCGGGAAATTATCTGTGATGCAGCAGAAACAGTAATCAATGCGCACTGGTTTGACGGAGTATTCTACATTCCAAACTGCGATAAAATCACACCAGGGATGTTAATGGCTTCTGTTAGAACGAATGTCCCTTCTGTATTTGTATCAGGAGGACCGATGGAAGCAGGGCGTACAAAAGATGGCAAAAGCCTTTCACTCGCTTCTGTATTTGAAGGAGTCGGGGCATTCTCATCAGGGGCTATGACAAGAGAAGAGCTGCTTGAAATTGAACAGAGTGCTTGTCCGACTTGCGGATCTTGTTCTGGAATGTTCACAGCAAACTCGATGAACTCCTTAATGGAAATGCTTGGTGTAGCCCTGCCTGGTAACGGCACTATGGTTGCGACAAGCGAAGCTCGCCACCAATTAATTAAGGATGCAGCTAAGCATTTAATGAACTTAATTGAAAAAGATATAAAGCCTCGCGATATCATTACAGAAGAAGCAATTGATGATGCCTTTGCTCTAGATATGGCAATGGGTGGATCAACAAATACAGTTCTTCATACATTAGCTATTGCGAATGAAGCAGAAATTGAGTACGACTTAAATCGTATTAATAAAGTGGCTGAGAGAGTGCCTTACTTATCTAAAATCAGTCCTGCTTCTGATTATTCAATGGATGACGTTCATCAAGCCGGGGGAGTAAGTGCGATCATGAAAGAACTTTGTCATATCGACGGAGCGATTCACCCTGATCGAATTACGATTACTGGCAAGAGCTTATATGAAAATGTAGCACATGCAGAAATTACAAACGACGATGTTATTCGTCGCAAAGATAACCCTTATAGTCCTGTCGGCGGCCTTTCCATTCTTTATGGAAACCTTGCACCTGACGGGGCGGTGATCAAAGTAGGGGCGGTTGATCCTTCTATTAAAGTATTTGAAGGAGAAGCAATTATCTTTAACTCTCAAGAAGAGGCTCAAAAAGGAATTGATGATGGAACCGTTAAGGAAGGTCATGTAGTCGTTATCCGCTATGAGGGACCTAAAGGCGGACCGGGAATGCCAGAAATGCTTGCCCCGACATCATCGATTGTAGGTAGAGGACTTGGTACAAAGGTTGCTCTGATTACAGATGGAAGGTTCTCAGGTGCATCTCGAGGAATATCGATTGGTCATATTTCTCCAGAAGCAGCGGAAGGCGGTCCGATCGCATTCGTTGAAAACGGGGATAAGATCCGCATCGATTTAACGAACCGTACGCTTGAATGGTTAGTTACACCTGAAGAACATGCAGAGCGTAAAGAAGGCTTTGTAGCACCTGAACCTAAAGTGAAAAAAGGATATTTAGCACGTTACTCAAAATTAGTTACATCCGCGAATACTGGCGGAGTTATGAAAATTTAA
- the ilvE gene encoding branched-chain-amino-acid transaminase translates to MSEQWIYLNGQFVMKHEAKVSVYDHGFLYGDGVFEGIRVYDGNVFRLDEHLDRLYYSAKSIMLEIPHSKEEMTDIVVQTLRKNELKNAYIRLVISRGVGNLGLDPSSCAKPQVIVIAEELALFPKELYKTGLEIVTVATRRNRPDVLSPKVKSLNYLNNILVKIEASLAGVSEALMLNDQGYVAEGSADNVFIVKGNKILTPPGYIGALEGITRNAIIELANELGYDMREEPFTRHDVYVADEVFLTGTAAEVIAVVKVDGRVIGDGTPGKETNKLLAAFRKRVVEDGEKVYTEKEQIEVS, encoded by the coding sequence ATGAGTGAACAGTGGATCTATTTAAATGGACAATTTGTTATGAAACATGAAGCCAAAGTGTCTGTTTATGATCACGGATTTCTATATGGTGATGGCGTATTTGAAGGCATTCGTGTCTACGATGGAAATGTCTTTAGACTAGACGAACATCTTGACAGATTGTATTATTCAGCAAAGTCAATCATGTTAGAGATTCCTCATTCAAAAGAAGAAATGACGGACATTGTTGTCCAAACATTAAGAAAAAACGAATTAAAAAATGCTTATATTCGTTTAGTGATCTCAAGAGGTGTAGGCAATCTCGGGCTTGACCCATCATCTTGTGCAAAGCCGCAAGTCATAGTGATTGCAGAGGAATTAGCTTTATTTCCTAAAGAACTCTACAAAACAGGACTTGAAATTGTAACGGTTGCTACGAGAAGAAACCGGCCTGATGTACTAAGTCCAAAAGTGAAATCACTGAACTATCTAAATAATATCCTCGTAAAAATTGAAGCCAGTTTAGCTGGAGTAAGTGAAGCACTTATGCTGAACGATCAAGGCTATGTTGCAGAGGGATCTGCGGACAATGTATTTATCGTAAAAGGCAACAAGATTCTCACACCTCCAGGATATATTGGAGCTCTAGAAGGCATTACTCGTAATGCAATTATCGAGCTCGCTAATGAGCTTGGTTACGACATGAGGGAAGAACCTTTTACTAGACACGATGTTTATGTTGCTGATGAAGTCTTCTTAACAGGTACAGCTGCAGAAGTGATTGCTGTTGTAAAAGTAGATGGGAGAGTCATCGGAGACGGGACACCAGGAAAGGAAACGAATAAGTTGTTAGCGGCCTTCCGTAAGCGTGTTGTAGAAGATGGAGAGAAAGTATATACAGAAAAAGAACAGATAGAAGTCAGTTGA